The genomic DNA GGCGATGACTTAAATGCCAAATCAAAGGAAACATGTTTTCCAGCCTATCCAGAGGAGAATGCCCCTAACAAAAACACTGACTATGAAATTGCTGAAATTAAATACAATGTTGAGCAGCCGAGTCTTTTATCAGCAATAGGGAACCTGCCTGCAAATGAGGAACATGAGCTGTCTAACTTTTCACAAGTCAGAGGTGCTCAGCTTCCAGACCACTTTCAAATTACAGAACTCAAGTCAACAGAATATAACCAAATTGATTACACTGAAGTTGTGGAACACGAGAAAAATCTTGATGCATACCTTGAAAATATGACCGATGAAACCATGGAAGATAATGCAGCTAGGAACACTGGCAGTGATGATACTAATAAAGAAGAGACAATTACATTGAAAACATTTATACAACTTACAGAAATGGACAATTCAGACAGTTTTCCAGTTGAAGAAATAAGTGATCATGACAAAGAAAATGCTAATTTAATTTTAAGTGATCCTCAACTGCAAAGAAATTTGGGGATTTCCAGCGACTCTGGTTTAAATCCACAGGACAACCTCAGAGAAAACCCTATGAGGGAAGACCCCACAGAGGTTTCCGaacacaaatttaaaaatgatcaTGTGTCTAACCCCATGGAGACGAGCAACACCGAAAATAAAGACCCCACAGAAAATAAGGAACTTGACAATGATCAAGAAATGTCTGGGCAGAATGCAAAAGACGTCTCAAGCACAATAACGGAGAGTGAGTTGTCTTCAGGTGTTCAACCAGAGAAAGGTTTTGTATTTAACTCCCACAGTGATGACAATGCAAGTGCAGATGAGTTGGCTGACTCATTCAGCCCTGTTGCAAAGACAGGAGAGGTTGATAATCATCCTGTAGAAATTAAAGagttaacatttaaaaatgtaaaagctGAATTAGAAGAAATTGAGATAAAAGTAATGGATAATTTAGACACTTTTCAAGGAGAAAACACAAGTGAGCTAGTCAGAGGAAATGAACATGGTGTGTTCTCTGACTTTATTACTTCAATCATACATTCAAACACAATTATACCACAGCTGATAAATGAACAATCACATTCCAGGAAAATACCAGAGGAGCAAGAACTTTCCAGTGCTGAATGTCAACCAATTAAAGATCCAGCAGAGGAAAATGAAACTTTATTGCAGGTACCTCTGCATGAAAAGCTGGAATATGCAATAGAGGTAGGCATGCCCAGAAACAGTCTTAATGAAGGTGGAGAAATTACACTCAGTGTCATGACAGCCGCAATTTCCCCGCCAAAAGCAGACGTGTccacagatgaaaaacatgaaaacttgAGCTTTTCACAAGACAGAGCAGTTGAACATCAATACAAGGATTTAATTGAAGAGGCTAAGCCATTGGAAACAGACCAAATAAAAGACTCTGACATCTTGATAACTGGATCTAAAGATGATGATGAAAATATTGACATTATTGAAACTTTGGAGGCAAGTACATCTCAATTTAGTATTATAAATCCTCTTGACTCAGATTTAAATCCACAGGACAACCTCAAAGCACACCCAATGAAGGAGGACACCACAGAGGTTTCCGATCAGAGATTTAAAAATGCTCATTTCTCTAACCTTATGGAGACGAGGATCAACACTGAAAAAACAGACCCCACAGAAAATCAGGAACCTGACAGTGACGTTCAAGGAATTTCTGAACAGAGTGCAAAAGAAGTCTCAAGTGCAATAATCGAAAGTGAGTTGTTTTCAAGTGTTCAACCTGAGAAAGCTTTTGTCTTCGACTCCCAAAGTGATGACGACAATGCAAGCGCAGATGAGTTAACTGACTCATTCAACCCTGTTGCAAAGACTGGAGAGGTTGACAATCAACCTGTAGAAATTAAAGAGGTAACACTTAAAAATGGAAAAGCTGAATTAGACATTTTTGAGATAAAAGGAATGGATAATTTAAACACTTTTCAAGGAGAAAACACAAGTGAGCTAGTCAGAGGAAATGAACATGGTGTGTCCTCAGACTTTATTACTTCAAACACAACTATACCACAGCCGATAAATGAACAATCACATTCAAGGAAAATACCAGAGGATCAAGAATTTTCCAATGTTGAATGTCAACCACTTACAGATTCAGTGGAGGAAAATGAAACTTTATCACTTGTACCACAGCATGAAAATCTGGAAGATGCAATCGAGGTAGGCATGCCCAGAAGCAGTCTTAATGAAGGTGGAGATATTACACTGAAGGTTGTGACAGCCGCAATATCCCCGCCAAAAGCAGACCTGTccacagatgaaaaacatgaaaacttgAGCTTTTCACAAGACAGAGCAGTTGAACGTCAATACAAGGATTTAATTGAGGAGGCTAAGCCATCGGAAACGGACCAAATAAAAGACCCGGACACATTGATAACTGGATATAAAGGTGAGGAtgaaaatattgacattgaAACTTTGGAGGCACGTAGATCTCAATTAAGTATCATAAACCGTCTTGACTCAGGTTTAAATCCACAGGACAACCTCAAAGAGCACCCTATGAATGAGGGCACCACAGAGGTTTCCGATCAGAGATTTAAAAATGCTCATTCATCTCACCTCATGGAAACAAAGATCAACACTGAAAAAACAGACCCCACAAAAAATCAGGAACTTGACAATGACGGTCAAGGAATTTCTGAACAGAGTGGAAAAGAAGTCTCAAGTGCAATAATGGAAAGTGAGTTGTCTTCAAATGTTCAACCAGAGAAAGGTTTTGTCATTGACACCCAAATGGGTGAGAACAATGCAAGCGCAGATGAGCAAACAGACTCCTTCAGCAATGTTGCAAAGACAGACTTTGATAGTCATCCTGGGGAAATTAAAGAGATAACATTTAAAATACAAGCAACTGAATCGGAAAATTTTGAGATAAAAGGAATTGACCATTTAGACACTTTTCAAGGAGAAAACATGAATGAGCTAGTCAGAGGAAATGAATATGGTGTGTTCTCAGAATTTATTACTTCAAGCACAACTGTGCTCCAGCCGATAAATGAACAATCACATTCCGGGAAGATTCTAGACGAGGAAGAACTTTTCATTGTTAAATCTGAAATTAAATCAAAAGAGGAAAATGGAAATTTGAATGCAAATCGTGGTTATTTGGCGAGTCAATCTCATGCAAATGCGGAGGTGTCTATTGCTTCACCAGAGATGTGCACAGAAAGCAGCCATATTGAAGATGTGGAAATTAGGTACAATGTAGTGAGAGCTGCAATTTCCCCACCAAAAGCAGGCGTGTCCACAGATGAAGGACATAAGAACTTGTGTATTTCTCAAGGCACAGCAGTTCAACAACCACAAGACAATTTAGTTAAGGATGCCAAATCATTCGATACGGATCAAATAGGAGACTCTGAAATCTTTCCCGATAAACATGAAGGTGAAATTTATAAAAATACTGGCGACGTCAATGAGATGATGGAACTGCATGCATCTAAATTAAGTATCATGAGCTCTCTTGATTTGGGTTTAAACCCACAAGAAAAGCCCAAAGAGCTTCCCATGAAGGATTCTGCAGCTAATACCATGGATAAATGGGTCAAGACAGAAAGAACAGACACCACAAAAAGTCAGGTGAGTGAAAATGAAGTGAAAAATCAAGTGATATCTGATGTGAAGGAAGAAACGACAGCAAgtgaattttcatttaaaagtcCTGAAACGGAGAAAGGTTTTATCTTTGACTCCCAAACTGATGACAACAATGCATGCGCAGATGAACAAACTGACTCCTTCAGCCATGTAAACAGGAGAAAACTGGGATCTAGTCGACGCAACAAAAAAAGGCATATAAAAGTCTTTTCTGATGAACTGTACAGTGACTTTAAAGATAATGCCACCGCAAAGGCAAAAGATGATGACTACCATGGAGAAATTACAGATGTGACATTAAGAGTAAAAACTGTTGAGGAGGAAAAGTCTGCGTTAAAAGAAAAGGACATTTTAGACACTTTTCAAGGTGGCTACATGAGAGATTCAGATGGAGCAGTCTCGgggtttatttctttaaatagTCACTCAAGCACAATTGCACCCCAACTGCTACTTGACCAATTAACTGCAACTAAGCTGTCAGAGGGAGAAGAAACTCCAATTGTTGAGTCCAAAACAAAAATGGCAGAGGAAAATGTACAGGCTGatttgctgaatcaaccacttaTAGATGCAAAGGTTTCTATTGCAACACTAGAAATGTGCACATCTAAAAGCAGCCTTAAAAAACACACAGAGTACAGTGAAGCAAAAGCCACAATTTCCTCAACAAAAGCAGAAACATCCATAGATGGGAAACATGAGCATATATGCTTTTCTGAAGTCAAAGATGCTCCAAATCCAAATTTCATTTCAATGAAGGAGCACAAATTATCAGAAACAGAACAAAATGAAGACTCAGTCATTTTGAGTCCTGCTCTGAACAGTAGAAAACTGGGGTCTAGTCAACAGGACAAAGGAACTCACCAAAAGGTCTTTGCTGCTGAGTCCCACAATGAGTCAGCAGATGATGCTGCCGGAAAGAGCAGCGATGAAAAAGATCCCTCAGATGATAATAACATGACCTTTACAATAAAGGCTGCTGAGATGCAAAACACTCAAAAGAATAGCCTTAATGAAAATGAAGACATTGCGTGTGGGCCAAAAAAAGCCATCATTCCAATACTAcaagaggaaaaatgtgagcAGGTCAGAACTCCTAGAGATGACAGTGTTCAATATATGGAGAACAATATCAATAAAACAGTCAAAGAAAAGATGGAAGTTACTGAATTAAATCACATTGATGACCCCACTACTGAAGTCCTGAAAATGGAAGCTTCAGAGGACTTTGAATCCAATAAGGAACTTAAAATGGAAGGAACACAGTATACCTTGGATAAAGCATCACAGGAATGCAAAAATGAGAAATTAGAAGTGGAAGTTTCGAAAAGTCAAGTCATGCTAGAGGACGACTCAATTCCTCCAAACGCAGACAAAGATGAAGTTGCCAAGATCAGTTCACATGGAGAGGTCCCAGATGTACAATGTATCTCCAATCCACATAGAATTGTTTGCGATATATCAAACATGAATGTACAAGAGTCAGATGAAAAATTTCACGTAACAAATGTAAAAGCTGTATCTTTAGAGGAAAAGTCACTGGAAATTGTTCAAGAAGCTGGGAAAGATACGAAGGGAAAAAGTGTGGAAGGAATAAGGGATAGTTCAGAACGAATTGGACAGGTAAATTTGCCTTTAACTCCACCTAAGAAGAGAAAGATGGGCTCTACTCGAAGGTCTCGTATCAACAAGAAACAAGATGCAGAAATGCACATAGAAGACTATACGACAGCCATGGAAAATGTAGGTGTGATGGAGGATGTGAATGAAGCATTACAAAACCAAACGACCAAATCATCGCTTGACGAAAAGAAGGAATTCAATACAGCTGAAGTCAACCAGGAACTTCACaggagtgccagtgaaagcaacATGATAGCATCCACCAATGATGTCATGACCGCCTTTTCAGAACATGTGTCCTCCCATGATGCAAAAGGTGCTAATCGTTTTACTTCCCAGGTAGCTTATGTGACGGGAAATGACAAAGACGCAGTGGATTCCACAGAGGCACGTAATACTGATCATGTTCCAGTCTCTGAAGTCCATAATGTAAGTTCTCTGGACATTGAGAGGAAGAAAAAACAGCATATAAATAAAGGTGAATCTTTGAGTGAGGCCACGGAACATGAAACAAAAGGAATTGAAGGTCAAGCTGCGACTCAAATAACTGGTGGAGAGCACATGAAGCAACAATCAAATATCCAAGGAATAAACGCTGAGATTGACGGGGCTTCTgagaaaaatgggaaaaatcacagtttgacaaataaaaaaaggattGGCTCCAAGCGCAGAAATCTTGGAACTATGTCGAAAGGTGACTTGGAGCTCAAGTTGGATTTAAGTAATGAAGTACCGGTCACAGTTCTCGTTCATGATGTTATAACAGAGTCTGCCTGTCAAAGCGATGATAAAAAATTGAAGCCTGAAAGTTTGGGGTCCGAACCAAGTAAAGGTAACACTGGAGATCCTCCAAGCACAGTCCTGGCTCACGGGACAGGCGGAGAAAATATAACTGCAGAACATCATCTGGTTCAACGCGACATCCTGGAAAAAGATTCCATCACTGCCAGACCTGATGTGCTCTCAGAATTAGAACTAGGGGGTAGAAAGCGGAAAATGGGATCTCACCGGAAGTCCCGGGCACAGCAAACTCATGTTAAACAAAATGAAGTCAACATGATGGAAACAGAAACTGTGCGCGTGTCACCCACACACAAACAAGCTGATGACATCATTCAAGGGCCTGAAGAATTACAGGTAAGAGACAAAGTACATTATTGTACATTTAAATGTTCACTACAATCCACGATTTTTATCTCAAATTACTACATACATTGTAAAGTGACTATTTTGGTTAGGCAGCGTTTTTTCTAAATCAAACCACAATAGGAGACACTGCACCTCTGTATTCAATACCCTACACTGAACAGGTATTGGTTGTAAGTGTAATACTAAAATTGCTGTTTAATATGGGACTTGTATTGACACATAGTGGCATGACGTGTTTGTATGCTATCCTGATCTGCAATTTTTTGTTGGTGACAAATCCAACAATCTAAGACAGGGTGCAAGACAGGGGTGTCAGACTTATTTGTGCTGCCATAATTGTATTTATGGTTTCCCTCAGTGAGCCGAGTGACTGTTGAACAGATATGATGGCCTCATATTATATATGCAAAACAAAAAGATGAATGATAGCTGGTTTCGAAATCAGAATTCAAGGAAAATTTGGTATTTGAGAAAGAACCATGTAGTAGATGTGGATGGACCAGATCCGACCCCTgagccttgagtttgacacctgttatTTTTTAAGATAAAgtgattataattttttttgtcataatacAGCCTTCATATTTAATTACATAATTGTGTATTTTCAAAATCCATAAGTTCTTTTCTATTAATTTTAAGATGTTGCAAATGACTGAAAATCTCTTCATAAATTTCAGGGCAATGAAAGCGATACCAAACCATCTATTATTTCAGAGTCTATAAGGTAAGAATCCTATGTGTAGTCCATTTTACTTTCTGTAGTAGGCTACTACTGGGCATTGGCATATTTTTCTTTTCCTCTGATAGCAGAATAAAGCCAACTCATGAAGTGACAGCATCCCAAACCCTTCAGGATAAGGTTCACTTGGGTCCAGATACTTGGAATGCTTCCTATGGTATACCCACACATTACTTGTCTCAGCTTCTTTTAATCTATTCAATCAACCATTTTACTtgtattttgagtttttttaatcctgtaggTAACCACATTATGTCAGCAGGTAAATCGGCCAACTTGAAAGGAAACCCCTTTAACGTGATCATGGTTGGAGACAGCTGCGTGGGCAAGACATCTTTCATGAAGCGAGCACAAAACGGGAAATTTTTCCCAGATTTGCCCGCTTCCGCTGGTACAAATCTCATTTGCTCTaatgaaaatgaatagaatAATTGTAGAATCATGTgattgtaatttgttttgaaggCCTTGATACGTGCTTGTGGACTGTGGTTGTGGATGGCAAAACTGTTGTGCTACAGCTGTGGGATACAGCAGGTCAAGAAAGGTAAAACGTATTCTTATTCTACTTAATCAGAGcaaaaaatacagtgatccctcgtttttcgcagttaataggGACAACCCCGCACAAAAATCTGTGAAGTTTTGACAGAGCTTATTTACAttcagacctaagcatgctgctgaaggacatgaagCGCTcgcgtctctaaaccaataaatacacatGACGCCTTCGTGTCtctaaaccagtacttctcaaatagtggtgcCAAGGGGGgggcgtgtgacctcggggaacatgctttttttttttttctgccgtactggaataaagtgtacttgcgcatccactcagtgggtggcagtggcgctctcattttcagagtgcgtgcagtatttttgaactaaggaagagcactcatcacacagaaaacaaatatgaagagcagtgcgccgccgccgttttcgaaagccgttttccgaccggattcactcacgcagcgacccactgtcttgtccggttcttacgccgccgcccgataagtgccattttcggcttgggatcgtcacgacgaccgccctcacctacggttctacctcggccgccgagaatgcgctttgttcgtgccgttttccttttagctttgacttttaatactgtgggtgatgaggaaagactgtttactgtgtctaaaaataattataacggaccgccagaagccaaatcaattaagacgccacttaaagacattcgaccccaatctcattgataagccgcttgattgtttttcagcgaaaacgtgccgaatattgccaa from Corythoichthys intestinalis isolate RoL2023-P3 chromosome 9, ASM3026506v1, whole genome shotgun sequence includes the following:
- the rab44 gene encoding uncharacterized protein rab44 isoform X3 yields the protein MPGPSGKRRFGSHRRVGQRVETPEDMFVADQSPVAQAEESAESLNILPHEGQVTLESHRMLSSEQKSSKRKLGSNRQSKRRSAESAVESYHKPTEDIEENVSTDKIEAQMIPAGQEASKLNDYDLLYGTHLYSAYTPGHTSESLNPSYPNDEEHQLLSSNLHSAQDAGELEHKWDTGSYELENTGKQLPDNQQLHDKFEFPTISDYMIGAEKRLANKDPPQPDKLWGDDLNAKSKETCFPAYPEENAPNKNTDYEIAEIKYNVEQPSLLSAIGNLPANEEHELSNFSQVRGAQLPDHFQITELKSTEYNQIDYTEVVEHEKNLDAYLENMTDETMEDNAARNTGSDDTNKEETITLKTFIQLTEMDNSDSFPVEEISDHDKENANLILSDPQLQRNLGISSDSGLNPQDNLRENPMREDPTEVSEHKFKNDHVSNPMETSNTENKDPTENKELDNDQEMSGQNAKDVSSTITESELSSGVQPEKGFVFNSHSDDNASADELADSFSPVAKTGEVDNHPVEIKELTFKNVKAELEEIEIKVMDNLDTFQGENTSELVRGNEHGVFSDFITSIIHSNTIIPQLINEQSHSRKIPEEQELSSAECQPIKDPAEENETLLQVPLHEKLEYAIEVGMPRNSLNEGGEITLSVMTAAISPPKADVSTDEKHENLSFSQDRAVEHQYKDLIEEAKPLETDQIKDSDILITGSKDDDENIDIIETLEASTSQFSIINPLDSDLNPQDNLKAHPMKEDTTEVSDQRFKNAHFSNLMETRINTEKTDPTENQEPDSDVQGISEQSAKEVSSAIIESELFSSVQPEKAFVFDSQSDDDNASADELTDSFNPVAKTGEVDNQPVEIKEVTLKNGKAELDIFEIKGMDNLNTFQGENTSELVRGNEHGVSSDFITSNTTIPQPINEQSHSRKIPEDQEFSNVECQPLTDSVEENETLSLVPQHENLEDAIEVGMPRSSLNEGGDITLKVVTAAISPPKADLSTDEKHENLSFSQDRAVERQYKDLIEEAKPSETDQIKDPDTLITGYKGEDENIDIETLEARRSQLSIINRLDSGLNPQDNLKEHPMNEGTTEVSDQRFKNAHSSHLMETKINTEKTDPTKNQELDNDGQGISEQSGKEVSSAIMESELSSNVQPEKGFVIDTQMGENNASADEQTDSFSNVAKTDFDSHPGEIKEITFKIQATESENFEIKGIDHLDTFQGENMNELVRGNEYGVFSEFITSSTTVLQPINEQSHSGKILDEEELFIVKSEIKSKEENGNLNANRGYLASQSHANAEVSIASPEMCTESSHIEDVEIRYNVVRAAISPPKAGVSTDEGHKNLCISQGTAVQQPQDNLVKDAKSFDTDQIGDSEIFPDKHEGEIYKNTGDVNEMMELHASKLSIMSSLDLGLNPQEKPKELPMKDSAANTMDKWVKTERTDTTKSQVSENEVKNQVISDVKEETTASEFSFKSPETEKGFIFDSQTDDNNACADEQTDSFSHVNRRKLGSSRRNKKRHIKVFSDELYSDFKDNATAKAKDDDYHGEITDVTLRVKTVEEEKSALKEKDILDTFQGGYMRDSDGAVSGFISLNSHSSTIAPQLLLDQLTATKLSEGEETPIVESKTKMAEENVQADLLNQPLIDAKVSIATLEMCTSKSSLKKHTEYSEAKATISSTKAETSIDGKHEHICFSEVKDAPNPNFISMKEHKLSETEQNEDSVILSPALNSRKLGSSQQDKGTHQKVFAAESHNESADDAAGKSSDEKDPSDDNNMTFTIKAAEMQNTQKNSLNENEDIACGPKKAIIPILQEEKCEQVRTPRDDSVQYMENNINKTVKEKMEVTELNHIDDPTTEVLKMEASEDFESNKELKMEGTQYTLDKASQECKNEKLEVEVSKSQVMLEDDSIPPNADKDEVAKISSHGEVPDVQCISNPHRIVCDISNMNVQESDEKFHVTNVKAVSLEEKSLEIVQEAGKDTKGKSVEGIRDSSERIGQVNLPLTPPKKRKMGSTRRSRINKKQDAEMHIEDYTTAMENVGVMEDVNEALQNQTTKSSLDEKKEFNTAEVNQELHRSASESNMIASTNDVMTAFSEHVSSHDAKGANRFTSQVAYVTGNDKDAVDSTEARNTDHVPVSEVHNVSSLDIERKKKQHINKGESLSEATEHETKGIEGQAATQITGGEHMKQQSNIQGINAEIDGASEKNGKNHSLTNKKRIGSKRRNLGTMSKGDLELKLDLSNEVPVTVLVHDVITESACQSDDKKLKPESLGSEPSKGNTGDPPSTVLAHGTGGENITAEHHLVQRDILEKDSITARPDVLSELELGGRKRKMGSHRKSRAQQTHVKQNEVNMMETETVRVSPTHKQADDIIQGPEELQGNESDTKPSIISESIRIKPTHEVTASQTLQDKVHLGPDTWNASYAGKSANLKGNPFNVIMVGDSCVGKTSFMKRAQNGKFFPDLPASAGLDTCLWTVVVDGKTVVLQLWDTAGQERFRSITKQILHRAHAFLLMYDITSSQSFTAVHYWASCIQEGAMENVPILLIGNKNDSVERQVTIEEGLNVAKEFKIDCMECSAVTGDNVIQSLEAVARLLSQKDDRREETLILHKEPPKKKLGCC
- the rab44 gene encoding uncharacterized protein rab44 isoform X4, with the protein product MPGPSGKRRFGSHRRVGQRVETPEDMFVADQSPVAQAEESAESLNILPHEGQVTLESHRMLSSEQKSSKRKLGSNRQSKRRSAESAVESYHKPTEDIEENVSTDKIEAQMIPAGQEASKLNDYDLLYGTHLYSAYTPGHTSESLNPSYPNDEEHQLLSSNLHSAQDAGELEHKWDTGSYELENTGKQLPDNQQLHDKFEFPTISDYMIGAEKRLANKDPPQPDKLWGDDLNAKSKETCFPAYPEENAPNKNTDYEIAEIKYNVEQPSLLSAIGNLPANEEHELSNFSQVRGAQLPDHFQITELKSTEYNQIDYTEVVEHEKNLDAYLENMTDETMEDNAARNTGSDDTNKEETITLKTFIQLTEMDNSDSFPVEEISDHDKENANLILSDPQLQRNLGISSDSGLNPQDNLRENPMREDPTEVSEHKFKNDHVSNPMETSNTENKDPTENKELDNDQEMSGQNAKDVSSTITESELSSGVQPEKGFVFNSHSDDNASADELADSFSPVAKTGEVDNHPVEIKELTFKNVKAELEEIEIKVMDNLDTFQGENTSELVRGNEHGVFSDFITSIIHSNTIIPQLINEQSHSRKIPEEQELSSAECQPIKDPAEENETLLQVPLHEKLEYAIEVGMPRNSLNEGGEITLSVMTAAISPPKADVSTDEKHENLSFSQDRAVEHQYKDLIEEAKPLETDQIKDSDILITGSKDDDENIDIIETLEASTSQFSIINPLDSDLNPQDNLKAHPMKEDTTEVSDQRFKNAHFSNLMETRINTEKTDPTENQEPDSDVQGISEQSAKEVSSAIIESELFSSVQPEKAFVFDSQSDDDNASADELTDSFNPVAKTGEVDNQPVEIKEVTLKNGKAELDIFEIKGMDNLNTFQGENTSELVRGNEHGVSSDFITSNTTIPQPINEQSHSRKIPEDQEFSNVECQPLTDSVEENETLSLVPQHENLEDAIEVGMPRSSLNEGGDITLKVVTAAISPPKADLSTDEKHENLSFSQDRAVERQYKDLIEEAKPSETDQIKDPDTLITGYKGEDENIDIETLEARRSQLSIINRLDSGLNPQDNLKEHPMNEGTTEVSDQRFKNAHSSHLMETKINTEKTDPTKNQELDNDGQGISEQSGKEVSSAIMESELSSNVQPEKGFVIDTQMGENNASADEQTDSFSNVAKTDFDSHPGEIKEITFKIQATESENFEIKGIDHLDTFQGENMNELVRGNEYGVFSEFITSSTTVLQPINEQSHSGKILDEEELFIVKSEIKSKEENGNLNANRGYLASQSHANAEVSIASPEMCTESSHIEDVEIRYNVVRAAISPPKAGVSTDEGHKNLCISQGTAVQQPQDNLVKDAKSFDTDQIGDSEIFPDKHEGEIYKNTGDVNEMMELHASKLSIMSSLDLGLNPQEKPKELPMKDSAANTMDKWVKTERTDTTKSQVSENEVKNQVISDVKEETTASEFSFKSPETEKGFIFDSQTDDNNACADEQTDSFSHVNRRKLGSSRRNKKRHIKVFSDELYSDFKDNATAKAKDDDYHGEITDVTLRVKTVEEEKSALKEKDILDTFQGGYMRDSDGAVSGFISLNSHSSTIAPQLLLDQLTATKLSEGEETPIVESKTKMAEENVQADLLNQPLIDAKVSIATLEMCTSKSSLKKHTEYSEAKATISSTKAETSIDGKHEHICFSEVKDAPNPNFISMKEHKLSETEQNEDSVILSPALNSRKLGSSQQDKGTHQKVFAAESHNESADDAAGKSSDEKDPSDDNNMTFTIKAAEMQNTQKNSLNENEDIACGPKKAIIPILQEEKCEQVRTPRDDSVQYMENNINKTVKEKMEVTELNHIDDPTTEVLKMEASEDFESNKELKMEGTQYTLDKASQECKNEKLEVEVSKSQVMLEDDSIPPNADKDEVAKISSHGEVPDVQCISNPHRIVCDISNMNVQESDEKFHVTNVKAVSLEEKSLEIVQEAGKDTKGKSVEGIRDSSERIGQVNLPLTPPKKRKMGSTRRSRINKKQDAEMHIEDYTTAMENVGVMEDVNEALQNQTTKSSLDEKKEFNTAEVNQELHRSASESNMIASTNDVMTAFSEHVSSHDAKGANRFTSQVAYVTGNDKDAVDSTEARNTDHVPVSEVHNVSSLDIERKKKQHINKGESLSEATEHETKGIEGQAATQITGGEHMKQQSNIQGINAEIDGASEKNGKNHSLTNKKRIGSKRRNLGTMSKGDLELKLDLSNEVPVTVLVHDVITESACQSDDKKLKPESLGSEPSKGNTGDPPSTVLAHGTGGENITAEHHLVQRDILEKDSITARPDVLSELELGGRKRKMGSHRKSRAQQTHVKQNEVNMMETETVRVSPTHKQADDIIQGPEELQGNESDTKPSIISESIRIKPTHEVTASQTLQDKVHLGPDTWNASYGKSANLKGNPFNVIMVGDSCVGKTSFMKRAQNGKFFPDLPASAGLDTCLWTVVVDGKTVVLQLWDTAGQERFRSITKQILHRAHAFLLMYDITSSQSFTAVHYWASCIQEGAMENVPILLIGNKNDSVERQVTIEEGLNVAKEFKIDCMECSAVTGDNVIQSLEAVARLLSQKDDRREETLILHKEPPKKKLGCC